In one Bradyrhizobium cosmicum genomic region, the following are encoded:
- a CDS encoding peptide ABC transporter substrate-binding protein, whose translation MLDKELRSMIGDVKDGRMNRRAFIQRLAAVGLAAPAAYQLLALGGVAMAEGPSAYKPTKRGGGGALKLLWWQGPTLLNPHFATGTKDQDGSRLFYEPLACWDPDGNMKLVLAAEIPSVQNGLLAADGTSVTWKLKPGVKWHDGKPFSADDVVFTWEYTKDPATATVTSGTYRDLKVEKIDDLTVKITFPKPTPFWADAFVGAGAGQILPKHQFADYIGSKSRDAPANLAPVGTGPYKFVEFKPGDLIRGVINPDYHMANRPYFDSIEMKGGGDAVSAARAVIQTGEYDFGWNIQVEDDVLLRLEKGGKGKTIYAVGGDTEFIALNFSDPNTEVDGERSSMKTKHPLFSDPAVRKALSMLVDRDSIKKAIYGRAGRTTANFLNGPEKFVSKNTTWEFNIEKASKLLDDAGWKPGADGIREKDGKKLKLLYQTSINGPRQKTQAIVKQACQKAGIDVELKSVVASVFFSSDVANPDTYPKFYADLEMFQIPLSQPDPSQHMRRYHSRYIASKENKWQGTNFTRWTNKDYDAAIDAADAEMDPVKRAALYIKCNDLMWQDTVFIPAMHRLKVEASANTLRPVISGWANETDNLFDWYREE comes from the coding sequence ATGCTGGATAAAGAACTGCGTTCGATGATCGGTGACGTGAAGGACGGGCGTATGAATCGCCGCGCCTTCATCCAGCGCCTGGCCGCCGTCGGCCTCGCCGCGCCCGCGGCCTACCAGCTGCTTGCCTTGGGCGGAGTCGCGATGGCCGAGGGCCCGTCTGCCTACAAGCCGACCAAGCGCGGCGGCGGCGGCGCGTTGAAGCTGCTGTGGTGGCAGGGCCCTACGTTGCTCAATCCGCATTTCGCCACCGGCACCAAGGACCAGGACGGATCCCGCCTGTTCTATGAGCCGCTCGCCTGTTGGGATCCCGACGGCAACATGAAGCTGGTGCTGGCGGCCGAAATCCCCTCGGTCCAGAACGGCCTGCTCGCCGCCGACGGTACGTCGGTGACATGGAAGCTGAAGCCCGGCGTGAAATGGCACGACGGCAAGCCGTTCTCGGCCGACGACGTCGTCTTCACCTGGGAATATACCAAGGACCCGGCAACCGCGACCGTCACCAGCGGCACCTATCGCGACCTCAAGGTCGAGAAGATCGACGACCTCACCGTCAAGATCACATTCCCGAAGCCGACTCCGTTCTGGGCCGATGCGTTCGTCGGCGCCGGCGCCGGCCAGATCCTGCCGAAGCATCAATTCGCCGACTATATCGGCTCGAAATCCCGCGATGCCCCGGCCAATCTCGCGCCGGTGGGCACCGGTCCCTACAAGTTCGTCGAGTTCAAGCCCGGCGATCTCATCCGCGGCGTGATCAATCCCGACTACCACATGGCGAACCGTCCCTATTTCGATTCGATCGAGATGAAGGGCGGCGGCGACGCGGTCTCGGCGGCGCGCGCGGTGATCCAGACCGGCGAATATGATTTCGGATGGAACATCCAGGTCGAGGACGACGTGCTGCTGCGGCTGGAGAAGGGCGGCAAGGGCAAGACCATCTACGCCGTGGGCGGCGACACCGAGTTCATCGCGCTGAACTTCTCCGACCCGAACACCGAGGTTGATGGCGAACGCTCCTCGATGAAGACCAAGCATCCGCTGTTCTCCGATCCGGCGGTGCGCAAGGCATTGTCGATGCTGGTCGACCGCGATTCCATCAAGAAGGCGATCTACGGCCGCGCCGGCCGCACCACCGCCAACTTCCTCAACGGTCCCGAGAAGTTCGTCTCCAAGAACACCACCTGGGAGTTCAACATCGAGAAAGCCTCGAAGCTGCTCGACGACGCCGGCTGGAAGCCCGGCGCCGACGGCATCCGCGAGAAGGACGGCAAGAAGCTGAAGCTGCTCTACCAGACCTCGATCAACGGTCCGCGTCAGAAGACCCAGGCGATCGTCAAGCAGGCCTGTCAGAAGGCCGGCATCGACGTCGAGCTGAAATCGGTCGTCGCCTCCGTGTTCTTCTCCTCGGACGTCGCCAACCCCGACACCTATCCGAAGTTCTATGCCGACCTCGAAATGTTCCAGATTCCGCTGAGCCAGCCGGATCCGTCGCAGCACATGCGCCGCTATCATTCGCGCTACATCGCCAGCAAGGAGAACAAGTGGCAGGGCACGAACTTCACGCGCTGGACCAACAAGGACTATGACGCGGCGATCGACGCCGCCGATGCCGAAATGGATCCGGTCAAGCGCGCGGCGCTCTACATCAAGTGCAACGACCTGATGTGGCAGGACACCGTCTTCATCCCGGCGATGCATCGTCTGAAGGTAGAGGCCTCCGCGAACACGTTGCGACCGGTGATCTCGGGCTGGGCCAACGAAACCGACAACCTGTTCGACTGGTACCGCGAGGAATGA
- a CDS encoding ABC transporter permease, whose product MSQYVLRRLMIAIPSLLGISVVLFVVLALAPGDPFGELATNPNVPPEVQAALRAKFGLDDPIYLRYLHWLNAMLHGDWGFSFVSRMDVDTLILQRLPATLYVIGSAQILALLIAIPVGVYAATKPYSLFDQVANTLAFVGFSLPTFFTGILFILIFSVTLDWLPFVYTTDIKGTGIHWVLEMIRQAIMPVAVLGLFQAASMTRFVRSAMLDVIRLDYVTTARAKGLGQAKVIVKHVMRNAMIPVVTLIALQIPAVFGGAIVTEQIFRIPGIGSLLISSILSNDTPVVMAVTFVFACLVVLFNLIADVLYGWLDPRISLR is encoded by the coding sequence ATGAGTCAGTACGTCCTGCGTCGCCTGATGATCGCGATTCCGAGCTTGCTCGGAATCTCGGTCGTGCTGTTCGTCGTCCTGGCGCTCGCGCCAGGCGATCCCTTTGGGGAATTGGCGACCAATCCGAACGTGCCGCCCGAAGTGCAGGCGGCGCTCCGGGCCAAGTTCGGCCTCGACGATCCGATCTACCTCCGTTACCTGCACTGGCTCAACGCCATGCTGCACGGCGACTGGGGTTTCTCCTTCGTCAGCCGGATGGACGTCGACACGCTGATCCTCCAGCGCCTGCCGGCGACCCTCTACGTGATCGGCTCGGCGCAGATTCTGGCGCTTCTGATCGCGATTCCAGTCGGCGTCTATGCGGCGACGAAGCCCTATTCGCTGTTTGACCAGGTTGCGAACACGCTCGCCTTCGTCGGCTTCTCGCTGCCGACCTTCTTCACCGGCATCCTGTTCATCCTGATCTTCTCGGTCACGCTCGACTGGCTGCCCTTCGTCTACACGACCGACATCAAGGGCACCGGCATCCATTGGGTGCTCGAGATGATCCGGCAGGCAATCATGCCGGTGGCGGTGCTGGGCCTGTTCCAGGCCGCGTCGATGACGCGCTTCGTGCGCTCGGCGATGCTCGACGTGATCCGGCTCGACTATGTCACCACGGCGCGTGCCAAGGGACTCGGCCAGGCCAAGGTCATCGTCAAGCATGTCATGCGCAACGCCATGATTCCGGTGGTGACGCTGATTGCGCTGCAGATACCTGCGGTATTCGGCGGCGCCATCGTCACCGAGCAGATCTTCCGCATCCCCGGCATCGGCTCGCTGCTGATCTCCTCTATCCTGTCCAACGACACGCCGGTGGTGATGGCCGTTACTTTCGTCTTCGCGTGCCTGGTGGTCCTCTTCAATCTCATCGCGGACGTCCTGTATGGCTGGCTTGACCCTCGCATCTCCCTCCGCTGA
- a CDS encoding CidA/LrgA family protein translates to MLASLGLILLCQLIGEAVVRGLGLPLPGPVLGLLLLLVLLLVRDRFKWLALGPLDNNGVETASKGLLAHLSLLFVPAGVGVVQKLDLLASHGIAIVLVLALSVVVTLLATVLTFRLVSRLMKQQDVR, encoded by the coding sequence ATGCTTGCCAGCCTCGGCCTCATCCTGCTCTGCCAGTTGATCGGCGAAGCCGTCGTGCGCGGCCTCGGTCTGCCGCTGCCGGGCCCGGTGCTCGGCCTGCTGCTGCTTCTGGTCCTGCTGCTCGTCCGCGACCGCTTCAAGTGGCTTGCACTCGGGCCGTTGGACAACAACGGCGTCGAGACGGCAAGCAAAGGCCTGCTGGCGCATCTGTCGCTGCTGTTCGTGCCGGCCGGCGTCGGTGTGGTGCAGAAGCTGGACCTGCTCGCGTCCCACGGCATCGCCATTGTCCTGGTGCTCGCGCTCTCGGTGGTCGTCACGCTGCTCGCGACCGTGCTGACCTTCCGTCTCGTCAGCCGCCTGATGAAGCAACAGGATGTGCGATGA
- a CDS encoding DsbA family protein, which yields MAGFRNKGLVPTRRRALTLIGAGALAVGSIRLARAAADDDEVLTEAKVLRDPGVPVAGNPDGNISIIEWSDYNCPYCRKLEPELRQVVQDDGKVRLVMKDWPILGPVSVTAARIALAAKFQDKYHQAHDAMMGVSSRLTEPRINELLAAAGVDMDRLKRDLTDHANDIDAVLKRNNEQAEAFGFRGTPAFIVGKYRVPGVLSMKEFEQVIADARKAKMN from the coding sequence ATGGCTGGATTCAGGAATAAGGGTCTTGTGCCGACGCGCCGCAGGGCGTTGACGCTGATCGGGGCGGGCGCTCTCGCGGTGGGCAGTATCAGGCTGGCACGTGCGGCCGCCGACGATGACGAAGTGTTGACCGAAGCAAAAGTGCTGCGCGATCCCGGCGTTCCCGTCGCCGGTAATCCCGACGGCAACATCAGCATTATCGAATGGTCCGACTACAACTGCCCCTATTGCCGCAAGCTCGAGCCGGAGTTGCGCCAGGTCGTCCAGGACGACGGCAAGGTCAGGCTGGTGATGAAGGATTGGCCGATCCTCGGGCCGGTCTCGGTCACGGCCGCGCGGATCGCGCTCGCGGCCAAATTCCAGGACAAGTACCATCAGGCCCACGACGCCATGATGGGCGTCAGCTCGCGTCTGACCGAGCCACGCATCAACGAGCTGCTTGCGGCGGCCGGAGTCGACATGGACCGCCTCAAGCGTGACCTGACCGATCACGCCAACGACATCGATGCCGTCCTCAAGCGCAACAACGAGCAGGCCGAAGCCTTCGGCTTCCGTGGCACGCCGGCGTTCATCGTCGGGAAGTACCGCGTGCCGGGCGTGCTCAGCATGAAGGAATTCGAGCAGGTTATCGCCGACGCCCGCAAGGCCAAGATGAACTGA
- a CDS encoding phospholipase, producing the protein MSEAVIDDIVAVLPPLLNALEALGFFQRHLHPPAFASVMNEIGAPDEALQSARASIGEWPEQFAGLRSRLDAACDETLAAFGGIREVERGNGDLVAVFRALRHVPRAHEALYPLAAQFPPVSSFFLNAANRENEDLLSRLEVGAGEHTGIFHDHNEPGSRGGFSVYVPEYYSPDRAMPLVMALHGGSGNGRGFLWSWLRDARSLGAILVAPTATGPTWALMGDDADTPNLMRILETVRSRWTIDASRMLLTGMSDGGTFSYVSGLDGASPFSHLAPVAATFHPLMAEMADATRLQGLPVFITHGKLDWMFPVQTARQTQAALSAAGADIVYREIDDLSHTYPREINAELVAWLNGG; encoded by the coding sequence ATGAGCGAGGCCGTGATCGACGACATCGTGGCCGTGCTGCCGCCGCTCCTCAATGCGCTTGAAGCGCTCGGCTTCTTCCAGCGGCATCTCCATCCCCCGGCCTTCGCCTCTGTCATGAATGAGATCGGAGCGCCAGACGAGGCGCTGCAATCCGCACGCGCGTCGATCGGCGAATGGCCCGAACAATTCGCCGGCCTGCGCAGTCGGCTCGATGCGGCCTGCGACGAGACACTCGCCGCCTTCGGCGGCATCCGCGAGGTCGAGCGCGGCAATGGCGATCTCGTCGCGGTCTTCCGCGCGCTGCGCCACGTGCCGCGCGCGCATGAGGCTCTGTACCCGCTGGCGGCACAGTTTCCGCCCGTGAGCAGCTTTTTCCTCAACGCCGCCAATCGGGAAAATGAAGACTTGTTGTCGCGACTGGAGGTCGGCGCGGGCGAGCACACCGGCATCTTCCACGACCACAACGAGCCCGGCAGCCGCGGCGGCTTCTCGGTCTATGTCCCCGAATATTATTCGCCTGACCGCGCCATGCCGCTGGTGATGGCGCTGCATGGCGGCAGCGGCAACGGCCGCGGTTTTCTCTGGAGCTGGCTGCGCGATGCGCGCAGTCTCGGCGCGATCCTGGTGGCGCCCACCGCGACCGGACCGACCTGGGCGCTGATGGGCGATGATGCCGACACGCCCAATCTCATGCGTATTCTCGAAACCGTCCGCAGCCGCTGGACCATCGACGCCTCGCGCATGCTGCTGACCGGCATGAGCGACGGCGGCACGTTCAGCTACGTCAGCGGGCTCGACGGCGCCTCGCCCTTCAGCCATCTCGCACCGGTCGCGGCAACGTTCCATCCGCTGATGGCGGAGATGGCCGACGCCACGCGCCTGCAGGGCCTGCCCGTCTTCATCACCCACGGCAAGCTCGACTGGATGTTTCCGGTGCAGACCGCGCGGCAGACCCAGGCGGCGCTGTCGGCCGCCGGCGCCGACATCGTCTATCGCGAGATCGACGATCTCAGCCACACCTATCCGCGCGAGATCAATGCGGAGCTGGTGGCATGGCTGAACGGAGGATGA
- a CDS encoding M20 family metallopeptidase: protein MDNRSDIWRGVDTIKARFIDLSDKVWGMPEVCYTEARSAAEHLAELRHQGFRITENVAGIPTALMGEWGEGGPVIAFMGEYDALPGLSQEAGVAEHRPTEAGGHGHGCGHNLLGSAALLAATAVKDWLAENKVPGRVRYYGCPAEEGGAAKAFMVRSGAFEDADIAITWHPHSFWEVAVTPSLANTRADFIFTGRTSHAAASPHLGRSALDAVELMNVGVNYMREHMPSDARVHYALLDTGGIAPNVVQAHARVRYSIRARDLPGMNELVGRVSKIAEGAALMTETKVEMKIISAVSNILPNTPLEQALHRVMEELGPPHFDDADKSFANQIRATLSDKDIESVYYAIGMEPTDRPLADFLVPLDAKRNPLVGSTDVGDVSWVVPTVQVHAPTVAIGTPFHTWQVVAQGKSGHAHKAMVQAAKAMAGIGIKALTDPELIKAAKADLKKRTARTPYVCPLPEHVEPPLTMSVA from the coding sequence ATGGATAACCGCAGCGACATCTGGCGTGGCGTCGACACGATCAAGGCGCGTTTCATCGACCTCAGCGACAAGGTCTGGGGCATGCCGGAGGTGTGCTACACTGAGGCACGTTCCGCCGCCGAGCATCTCGCCGAGCTGCGCCACCAGGGTTTCCGCATCACCGAGAACGTCGCCGGCATCCCGACCGCGCTGATGGGGGAATGGGGCGAGGGCGGACCGGTCATTGCTTTCATGGGTGAGTACGACGCGCTGCCGGGTCTTAGCCAGGAGGCCGGCGTCGCCGAGCATCGACCGACCGAGGCGGGTGGCCACGGCCATGGCTGCGGCCACAATCTGCTTGGGTCCGCGGCGCTGCTGGCCGCGACTGCGGTGAAGGACTGGCTCGCCGAGAACAAGGTGCCGGGCCGCGTGCGCTATTACGGCTGCCCGGCGGAAGAAGGCGGCGCGGCCAAGGCCTTCATGGTGCGCTCCGGTGCATTCGAGGACGCCGACATCGCCATCACCTGGCATCCGCACAGCTTCTGGGAAGTGGCCGTGACGCCCTCGCTCGCAAATACCCGCGCCGACTTCATCTTCACCGGCCGCACCTCCCATGCGGCTGCTTCACCCCATCTCGGCCGTTCCGCGCTTGATGCGGTGGAATTGATGAATGTCGGCGTGAATTATATGCGCGAGCACATGCCGAGCGACGCGCGTGTGCATTACGCGCTGCTCGATACCGGCGGCATTGCCCCGAACGTGGTGCAGGCCCATGCACGCGTCCGCTACTCGATCCGCGCCCGCGATCTGCCCGGCATGAACGAGCTGGTCGGCCGCGTCAGCAAGATCGCGGAGGGGGCGGCGCTGATGACCGAGACCAAGGTCGAGATGAAGATCATCTCCGCGGTCTCCAACATCCTGCCGAACACGCCGCTGGAGCAGGCGCTGCACCGGGTCATGGAAGAGCTCGGACCGCCGCATTTCGACGACGCTGACAAGAGCTTCGCGAACCAGATTCGCGCAACGCTCAGCGACAAGGATATCGAGTCGGTCTACTACGCGATCGGGATGGAGCCGACCGATCGGCCGCTGGCCGACTTCCTGGTGCCGCTCGATGCCAAGCGCAACCCGCTGGTCGGTTCGACCGATGTCGGCGATGTCAGCTGGGTGGTGCCGACCGTGCAGGTTCACGCACCCACGGTTGCAATCGGCACGCCCTTCCACACCTGGCAGGTGGTGGCGCAGGGCAAGAGCGGGCACGCCCACAAGGCCATGGTGCAGGCCGCCAAGGCGATGGCCGGTATCGGCATCAAGGCGTTGACGGATCCGGAGCTGATCAAGGCCGCGAAGGCGGACCTAAAAAAGCGGACCGCCCGGACGCCTTATGTCTGTCCGCTCCCAGAACACGTCGAGCCGCCGCTGACCATGTCCGTGGCGTAG
- a CDS encoding LrgB family protein — translation MSDNPFSLWVYLSQSPLLWLTVTLLVYASTDAVSLRTRRHPLANPVLHAMWIIGAFLLLTGTSYTTYFAGAQFVHFLLGPATVALAVPLYENRKRVVSSIVPMLVALIAGSVTAVVSVVLLAELAGLPREVVLSLAPKSVTAGVAMGIAESLHADPSLAAVAVIFTGIMGAIIVTPLMNRTGVTDYRARGFAAGLAAHGIGTARAFQVDEIAGVFSGIAMSLNALVTSFLVPLAVTLLVR, via the coding sequence ATGAGCGACAATCCATTCTCGCTCTGGGTCTATCTCTCGCAGTCGCCGCTGCTGTGGCTGACGGTGACGCTACTGGTCTATGCGAGCACGGACGCGGTGTCGCTGCGGACGCGTCGCCATCCGCTGGCCAATCCCGTGCTGCATGCGATGTGGATCATCGGCGCGTTCCTGCTCTTGACCGGCACCTCCTACACCACCTATTTCGCCGGGGCGCAGTTCGTGCACTTCCTGCTGGGGCCCGCCACCGTTGCGCTCGCCGTTCCCCTCTACGAGAACCGCAAGCGCGTGGTGTCATCCATCGTGCCGATGCTGGTGGCGCTGATCGCGGGATCGGTCACGGCCGTGGTGTCGGTCGTGCTGCTGGCCGAGCTCGCCGGCCTGCCGCGCGAGGTGGTGCTGTCGCTGGCACCGAAATCGGTCACGGCCGGCGTTGCCATGGGAATCGCCGAATCGCTGCATGCGGATCCCTCGCTGGCAGCGGTCGCGGTCATATTCACCGGCATCATGGGTGCGATCATCGTCACGCCCCTGATGAACCGCACCGGCGTTACCGATTACCGCGCCCGTGGTTTTGCCGCTGGCCTTGCCGCGCACGGAATCGGTACCGCGCGTGCGTTCCAGGTCGACGAGATCGCCGGCGTTTTCTCCGGCATCGCCATGAGCCTGAACGCCTTGGTGACCTCGTTTCTGGTGCCGCTGGCGGTCACGCTGCTGGTGCGATGA
- a CDS encoding S1C family serine protease, whose product MPALTEWRVPPANQPRASDYGFDLDRALASVVGLHAIIPPDAFSAETLGTERAGNGVVIDDGLVLTIGYLITEAESVWLHLADGRVVEGHALGFDSVTGFGLVQALGELDVEPLPLGISAETRLGDRVVVGGAGGRTRSVASQIVAKQEFAGYWEYLLDEAIFTHPAHPNWGGTALLNERGELIGIGSLQLERERDGKAEHVNMIVPIDLLKPVLDDLRKFGRVNKPARPWLGLYSTEIDNRVVVIGISANGPAARAELKTGDVILAVDGEKVTSQTDFYKKMWGLGAAGVDVPLTVHHEGVTFDVTVTSTDRFKLLKAPKLH is encoded by the coding sequence ATGCCCGCCTTGACCGAATGGAGAGTGCCGCCGGCCAATCAGCCGCGTGCGAGCGACTACGGTTTCGATCTCGACCGCGCGCTCGCATCCGTCGTCGGCCTGCATGCCATCATCCCACCGGACGCTTTCAGCGCCGAGACGCTGGGCACCGAACGTGCCGGCAACGGCGTCGTGATCGACGACGGGCTGGTGCTCACCATCGGCTATCTCATCACCGAGGCGGAATCGGTGTGGCTGCACCTCGCCGACGGGCGCGTCGTCGAAGGACATGCGCTCGGCTTCGATTCCGTCACCGGCTTCGGTCTCGTGCAGGCGCTCGGTGAGCTCGACGTCGAGCCTTTGCCGCTCGGCATTTCGGCCGAGACCCGGCTCGGCGACCGCGTCGTGGTCGGCGGCGCCGGCGGGCGCACGCGCTCGGTCGCGAGCCAGATCGTGGCCAAGCAGGAGTTCGCCGGCTACTGGGAGTATCTGCTGGACGAGGCCATCTTCACCCATCCGGCACACCCGAACTGGGGCGGCACGGCGCTGCTCAACGAGCGCGGCGAGCTGATCGGCATCGGTTCGCTTCAGCTCGAGCGCGAACGCGACGGCAAGGCCGAGCACGTCAACATGATCGTGCCGATCGACCTGTTGAAGCCGGTTCTCGACGATTTGCGCAAGTTCGGCCGCGTCAACAAGCCGGCGCGGCCCTGGCTCGGACTCTATTCGACCGAGATCGACAATCGTGTCGTTGTGATCGGCATCTCCGCCAACGGCCCCGCGGCGCGCGCCGAGCTGAAGACCGGCGACGTCATTCTTGCCGTGGACGGCGAGAAGGTCACGAGCCAGACCGACTTCTACAAGAAAATGTGGGGGCTCGGCGCCGCCGGCGTCGACGTGCCGCTCACCGTGCACCATGAAGGCGTCACCTTCGACGTCACGGTGACGTCGACCGACCGCTTCAAGCTGTTGAAGGCGCCGAAGCTGCACTGA